In the Silvanigrella aquatica genome, GACGAGTGGGCCTTTACCAGAAAAAGGACCAGGAATTAGCTTTGAAAAATTTCCGGGAAAATTTAATTTTAAGCCTTGGTCGTCTGGTGCCAAAGAGGTTGCGGTATATTCTTCAAAAAAACTAGGAAAAGTAGATCTCACAAAAATAAGTTTGGATGATGCTATTGTCATTACAAGAGAAAATGTAGGAACGACGCCGAAAAGACAAAGTACTGTGAAATGGACTGATGAAGGTTATGTTTACAATGGATTTACGTTTAGAGGTGATCAAAGAGCGCCTGAAGTTATTTTTCAAGAAGGATTTCGGCTGAGGACTCAAATAAATCATGTAAATGAGGTGAATGGTTTTGCCAAAGGAGCCGCTCATGGGGGAGGTGTCACGGCACTGGATTCTGGTGCCGCAGGAATTTCGACCTCACCCTATTACAAAGAGGATGGGATTGGGGCTTTTTATTACACTGCAAAAAGCAAAGAGGGACATACTTATTTTATTGATGCCCGCTCACTCAAAGGTTATGATCTTTATTCTAATAGTTATGCTTATGAATATGGTGTAAAAAAACCTGAATATAAAGTAAACCCATCACATAAACCTTATGAAGTAAATTATGGAGTTGATATCCCTGCAGATAAAATTGTGGGCGCCTTTATGCAGGATGGTACCTTTATTCCAAATCCTAATTATGTTGGAAAATAATAGTTTATAAGTATAACTAAGATTTATCATTTAATTGATCATAAATTTGTTCTAGTTGAGAAATGCGCTCTTGAGTTAGCCATGCTTTCCAAGCAGCGCTTTTTATTTTTGGGTAATTTATTGTAGCAAATTTAACAAATTCATCGCGATATTTAATCCAGTTTAATTCTGTTAATTTAATTCCTTTCCGATTTATTGTTCCATATCCAGGATCTTTTAATTTCATAATTTTAGAATAAACCATATTTAGTTTCTTGTCTATTTGAATGAAATCATTGTCAGAAAATAAAGGGAATTTTTTATTTTCAAATTGAAGAAAAGAACTTTGGAAATGATTTATTAACTGAGATTTTTCTTCAATTTGCAATGCCGTTCGATTTGATCCACTTAAATCAATTTCATTTGATAAATGGGAATTTACAAAAGCATTAAAAATTACATTGAGTTTTTCATAAGCATTTTTTTGATTATTATTCCATTTTCCAATTAATTTTTTAAATTCTTTTGTAGAATCTTGGCTTTTTATTTCATCCCATAAATGTGTACAAACACCCATCATAAGGCCGCTCGTAATATCATCGCAGATGTCTATTTTATTTTGAGTTTTTTCAATTTGCGAAAGATGCGTTAAGCGAGACTCTTTTTCAGCGGGTGCGCTGTCAATTTGACAAGCAAACTTTTTTGCTAATGGGATATTTTTTTTGACTTGATATCCATTTCCGTAAATCATCATAAGTATTTGAGCGCCTTGAATGCGATAAATATCGAGGTCACTTTTTTTCAATTCAATATAAGCGCATTTGCGTGCTCGTTCATAATCAATCGATTGACCAATGCCATAATAATAATTTTGTGAAATGCATTGATTCAAATTTTTTGTTTCTGTGGTAGAGGGAGTGTCCTCAAGGGGCAGTGATTGTAACATGATTTTTTTACATTTTTTGTCAATCTCTTCTATTGGCATTGCATCGTAGCAATATGATGAAACTGCAAAAAAAAGAAAGTATTTTATAATATAATGTAAAGATTTCATAATGAATTTTCGCACCTTTTCTTATCATTAATTTATTAAGAGAATTGGGAAACGCCCTCCTGTGCAGCAATAAAAAAAGATACTAAAAGAAATAGATAAATTTGTCCAATTTTTCAATTTCAATATGTAAGAAAAAATTTTTTTAATTCAATTATTTTTGAAAGGTGTAATAAGTAAAAAGGTTTTCTATAATTTTTAAATTTATATAATATAAAACACCAAATTTTTTTAAAAATTTTATTTACATCTACTTTAAAAAAATGCTAATATAAAATTAATAATAAATAAATTATAATATGGAAGATAAAAAATGGGAAATATTATCAATATTTCATTTTTAATTGCTATAATTTTTTTTACAAAAAATCTATATGCAGGATCATATCTCTTTTGTGCAAACTCAAAAGGCGAGAGCCATTGGGCGCAACCCAATTTAAATCATAATCTTTCTTGGGCACCTTTAGACTCA is a window encoding:
- a CDS encoding DUF1311 domain-containing protein, producing MKSLHYIIKYFLFFAVSSYCYDAMPIEEIDKKCKKIMLQSLPLEDTPSTTETKNLNQCISQNYYYGIGQSIDYERARKCAYIELKKSDLDIYRIQGAQILMMIYGNGYQVKKNIPLAKKFACQIDSAPAEKESRLTHLSQIEKTQNKIDICDDITSGLMMGVCTHLWDEIKSQDSTKEFKKLIGKWNNNQKNAYEKLNVIFNAFVNSHLSNEIDLSGSNRTALQIEEKSQLINHFQSSFLQFENKKFPLFSDNDFIQIDKKLNMVYSKIMKLKDPGYGTINRKGIKLTELNWIKYRDEFVKFATINYPKIKSAAWKAWLTQERISQLEQIYDQLNDKS